Proteins encoded within one genomic window of Prosthecobacter fusiformis:
- the proB gene encoding glutamate 5-kinase yields the protein MSTTAPQRIVLKFGTGILTKLNAPEPDPVQLRKLVEAVALLKRAGHSVVVVSSGAVASGLKPLDLTERPTDMTTLQALAAVGQTHLMHAYENLLRDYDLHVAQLLVTHEDLENYDRARRVKTTLERLLEFPQVVPVINENDSVAIEELRFGDNDKLSSRVARLWSADLLILLTSAPGLLRDMSKPEEGPIPVVDDVDVVIHHAQEEKTKLGTGGMISKLRAVQDAVNGGVQCIIASGRHAEQLPEVVAGGGVCTRFLVKR from the coding sequence ATGTCCACGACGGCTCCTCAGCGTATTGTCCTTAAATTTGGCACCGGCATTTTGACCAAGCTCAATGCTCCGGAGCCTGACCCTGTGCAACTGCGCAAGCTCGTGGAAGCCGTTGCTCTTTTGAAACGTGCCGGTCACAGCGTCGTCGTCGTCAGCAGCGGGGCCGTCGCTTCCGGCTTGAAACCCCTGGACCTGACCGAGCGTCCTACGGACATGACCACCCTCCAGGCATTGGCCGCCGTGGGGCAAACCCACCTCATGCATGCCTATGAGAATTTGCTGCGAGACTACGACCTCCATGTGGCCCAGCTCCTGGTCACTCATGAAGATCTGGAAAACTACGACCGCGCCCGCCGTGTGAAAACCACACTGGAGCGCCTGCTGGAATTTCCCCAGGTCGTCCCCGTCATCAATGAAAACGACAGCGTCGCCATTGAGGAACTCCGTTTTGGCGACAATGACAAACTCTCCTCCCGCGTGGCCCGCCTTTGGAGTGCAGACCTGCTCATTCTACTCACCAGCGCCCCAGGCTTGCTGCGGGATATGTCCAAGCCCGAAGAAGGCCCCATCCCCGTTGTGGATGATGTGGATGTGGTCATCCATCATGCCCAGGAAGAAAAAACCAAGCTGGGTACCGGTGGTATGATTTCAAAACTCCGCGCCGTGCAGGACGCCGTTAACGGTGGTGTCCAGTGCATCATCGCCAGCGGCCGCCATGCCGAGCAACTCCCGGAAGTCGTTGCCGGCGGCGGTGTTTGTACCCGCTTTTTGGTGAAGCGATAA